The following is a genomic window from Saccopteryx bilineata isolate mSacBil1 chromosome 4, mSacBil1_pri_phased_curated, whole genome shotgun sequence.
ataagtaggctcagaactgtatgagGCCTTACATGATTTCAgattgtgccccatgtagctagccagctaattaataaactcaaaaagttcttctgtaacctgccttggtgtctctttGTAACCCACAGACTaaagtacagtactttacaatcatctcttcatttatttcaatatattttgatttcttctatCAGAATTTTATAGCTTTTCTCACAGTCatcttgtacatattttattcGATTTATgccttagaattttatttttctttggtgctaatgtaaatgcttttttattattatttcaaattctAGTTGTTCACTGCATATATCAAAGCAATTGATTTTGGTAAATTAACATTGTCTCTTGCAACTTTATTATAAGcaaatatcattttttatccTGTAGATAATTGGAGCCATTAAAAGCATTAGGCAAGAGTGTTCCACTATTATATTTATGCTTAAGGGATACTAATCTGCAAGTAACACGTAAAATGGGATGGAAGGAAAAGAGGATAGGGGTAGGGAGTCCATGTAGGAGGCTGTCCTGTGAGACCTCCATGAGACAATTAGGTTCTGAATAAGAATATTATAGCACCAGTGGAACGATAAGAACAGTCAAATAGGCAATGTTGggaaaacaagtgtgttaggcttgcttgcttgtactctGCACAGGGCAGCGCCATGagtgtacagtctatgtaaggctgcaggtgcttgccctcagggtggcagattgtaggttgcagattgcctgctgccTTTGaaaggggccatttttgctactgtttgctggagaaggggttcccctctctgttgggcagataaaatgtattatgctcactttgttaaagataacacgaggaagccatcgcccaggtgatattaatgtgtgttgagaatccttgtagcttggggcttggttttgggattaaacctttcccaccctttttgatgtggggtggtacaatcctatcatgccttaGAAGGTGGCTTTGTAGTAGAggcttccctattttatatattggattaaaggttttgaatctacactataaaataggggcagaacgggagcttgctcttggctcctgagattaacattagaggagagagcagagcagagagcagaggaaggccacgtggagtaggccaggagaagcagccaagatggcagagtgttgaatgagaagccagtttatacagagtttgtgcggggagaaggaaggagttggggaacagaggtgaaaagtctggtgagctagaaacctttgattctaggaaactcagataaatcagtagctttgtgagcactgaatgtgagtgggttttggagcccagtgtgtattttttacttgcccgccgggtgcaagctaggattaaaaatgatggcccaccagtttgtggctccgttgtttctttactgactgtccgaatccaatgcaaacctgcatgggccggccTGCTGTATtggtggccgtggctcctggctttacataccctaaacttctccttctccttctcaaaACTCAGTTCAGGCATTGTgccttgtaaagccagaagctacggccagggctaccatcacagcagcctcctgtgaggtatattttatagtgtagaaatccaaacccttaacccaatatacataatagggaagtctctaatacaaagtcacttctctgaggcatgttgtaccacctcacaccaaaaagggtgggacaggcttaatcccaaaaccaaggctacgaggattctgcctgcctacagcccgcccccaacacattgatatcacctgggcgacggcctccacatgggcaacaccatttttaacaaagtgagcataatacattttatctacccaacatgCCTTCCCATGAACCTCCCTTCTGACTGTCTCCTCACACTCCCTCATTGTTTCCTCCATCAGTGCTGTAAGtgctatttatgtttattaatgtAAAATGTATTTGTCTGTTTATCTGTATCTTTCATTAGATTATGAGCTTCTGAATTTGAGTATCGCAGTATCTAGtctaataaatgaataatttattaaaGTCTGTTGTTGGAATTCACAGCATTACCAAGTAGGTAGCAGCTATTATATCagatttttggtatattttctctttaaaactgaaatcatgtaacttaaaaaaaaaaaccctgaagtttCAAATCAGGAAGGAAGGACTCCTCCCCTATCAGGAAGTGATCAGTGTAGGGACCCGCCTTACCCTGAAGGTTGCATGAGAGGTTGCATAAGGAACAAGGAACttagagctgacccagcccccatatcctgtttatctagatttgtaacagttttaacagttttaaaacttttccactgcctgccctatgttactatgccatgtgacttctccccccccaatagctaatagccaagtctgcttttggaaactgcttgcttgctcagcctatataAGACCTAGTTTGTAAGCGTTTGGGCGCGGCTCTCATCTGCGACTTTTAAGAGTATAGTGTCCCTGAAACACCCGAGAgtccgcccctgcgcaggttaaaagcttggccaataaattttccatctaaattcctgaaagtctccgacatctgtTTTGTACCCCAGTGGATGCTACAATCAGTTCCCCAAAACTGTGAGTTTGAGTCACACTGTTTAAGCTTACTCTTCCTGTCTCTAATAGTGATATTGATACTATTTTAAACAGCAATTTTGAAGGTCTAAGCATCTCACCCACACTGCACAAGAAGTTTATCTTCCAAGCTCTACTGTTCCTCTTTCCTAAGGGCTCAGAACTCTGCCCTTGCCACAGGCAGGCAGTTCTGGCGTGCCTGAGGAAGAAACAGACTACCCAAAGCCTCTGAGCCTGGGACTAACTACGGCTTCTGTTCTCAGCAGCAGTCCCAGTGTGGAGACCTGGTAAGAGAAGCCTCAGGGTTGGGGAGACTAGAACAGTAAAGATGGTTGGGAGGTCCAAGTCAAATAGATGGAGGGTAGAGACAAGGTTTCTGGCATGGGGGCCATCAAATATGAGTATAAGACAAAgagtagagacagaggtgggatcaaaggatccagagggaaagcagacaaagggaaaggggatgatagggtgataggatggtgttgggcagataaaatatattatgctcactttgttaaagatggcgctgcgcACATGGAAGcccgtggcccaggtgatattaatgtgtgttgggggcgagctgtaggcaggcaggatttttgtagcctggggcttggtgttaggactaagcctttcccaccctttttgatgtggggtggactttgtatcagagacttccctattttgtatattggattaaaggttttgatttttgcactataaagtggggaagactgggagcttgctctctcagttcctgagattagcattagagagcagagcagagagaggccacgtggaggaggccaggagaagcagccaagatggcggagtgttgagtgagaagccagtttgtgcagagtttgtgcagggagaaggaaggagatggggaacagaggtgaataaatttggtgagctagaaacctttttttttttaacatttatttatttattttatttattcattttttagagaggagagagagacagagagggagagagaggagagagagacgggaggaggaactggaagcatcaactcccatatgtgccttgaccaggcaagcccagggtttcgaaccggcgacttcagcatttccaggtcgacgttttatccactgcgccaccacaggtcagaaaacctttgattctaggaaactcggataagtcagtagctttgtgagcacagaatgtgagtgggttttgaagcccagtgtgtgtttttacttaccaccgggtacaagctaggattaaagatgatggcccgccagtttttggctccattgtttctttaccaactgtccgaatccaatgcgaacctgcatgggccgggctgctctgatagtggccctggctactggctttacagatgggatgacagcagaaaagcaaatcctggagggaagggggggggcgtTATGGGGAGGGAGACGGGGGATatactggggaacacgggtgacattagaatctatgtaaacacaataaattaataataataaaaagactcaagtgagagagaaaatggtTAGAAATAAAGAGCTATGAAATCTTAAaaggcacctgacctgtggtggcacagtggttacaGGGTCAACCTGGGGGGCAGAGGTGACTGAGGTTGTTGGtgcgaaaccctgggcttgcctggcgaAGGCACAGCTGCTAAAGTGaggcagctatgagttgatacttcttgctcccctgctcttctctgtaaaatccttaagtaaaatctggaaaaaataaaataacaaaaggaaagaaagaaaagacgtAAAAGGCACAATAAAAATCTAAAtggttataaataataattttgctcTTATTGTTTCTACTACTTACCTTTGTCTTCCTTCTTCCTACACAGAAAAAGATGGTGCTGGATCTCCTGGAACgctttcctcttttcctattAGTGCTGGGACTATGGGGGCCAGTGTGTCCACTTTATGCTGTGCCTCCGGGTCTCACCAAGGCTCAATGGTTTAATATTCAGCATATACAGATAAGTCCTCTCCAGTGCGACATAGCAATGCGTAAAGTCAATAGTTATATTAAGCGGTGTAAGGATCAAAACACCTTTCTGCACGACTCCTTTCAGAATGTGGCTACCACCTGTACGACGCCTGCGATTCGCTGCAAGTATGGCCAGAACAATTGCCATCAGAGCCCAAAGCCTATTAAAATGACTCATTGCAATAGCACTGGAGGGACGTATCCTGGCTGCACCTACAAAGATGCTGCCCACAACAAGCTCTTCATTATTGCCTGTGACCCTCCTCAGAGAGACGACCCCCCCTATCCGTTGGTTCCCGTACACTtcgataagattgtttaaagttttcatcacttttcctctcaCTTGGTACAGGCTCTCTTATAATatcttctgccttttcttttgttgatttcccTAGTTCCCATAAAAAAAAGGCATTGGGAGAATTAGAGTGCCAAGGACACCAGACCAGAGTTGGGACAAAAAGAAATAGCATTCTTCTCTGCTTTGGAGCTCTGTGTATTTCAAAGGAAGGCAATAAGGAAGAGGGCAAAGAAAGGTCCCGGCTTCcatatttttaactttgaaacTTCTGCCAAGCTTTGTTGCACTGCATTAACAGCAATAAAACCATTTTCTACTGCATTTTAATGAGTGTCTGAGAAACTTTTTGTTACCAGAGGAAGACCAGGACTGAAGTGGATCTGCCCAGGCACAATCTGAAAATAGGCACTTCTATAGTGTTATGGGAAAAGAATTTCAGGGACACTCATGTAGGAGTTTAGTGATAGTGGCAAATTTATTACAGCAAAAACTGACAAGTGACAGTACACtctcagagaggcagagaaagcaggCAGACTACAGGACAGCAGCTGTGCGAACTCAGAAAAggaagttacagaggcaaaaggagAGTCCTCTGCCGCTGCTCATTGCTCCtttggttgcaagtctcatggagACCCTTAGAGTGTAggagaaaagaaggcagaaagTGCATGCCCAAGAGAAGGAGGCGTGCTCCAACGGGGGACATGCACAAGGTTCTTTGTCTAGTTTCCATATATTTCCATGAGTTCGAGGAAAAAGCAGTCTTTCTTTCAGAATACtgtagccagtagccacggccatgccgcctggcccatgcaggtttgcatttgatttggacagatacctcaccagccttattcacctctgttccccatctccttctctctgcacaaattctgcacaaactggcttctccttaggcactctgtcatcttgactgcttctcctctcctccacgtggcctttctctgctcttctccagtatgggctcctctgccccatttgatagtgtagaaatcaaaatctttaatccaatatacaaacaaggaagtctctgatacaaagtcacttatctgaggcataatgggattcctcataagagtgcaccacctcctatcatgcaacagtcaagggtgtggggaaggcttagtcttaaaactaagccttaggctataacaaccctgcctgcttacagcctgtcccccacacccaatgcacactataagagagcaaacatatatatcatatttacaaacttatttgaccaacaaatacCCAATCTCTTTCCAGACTTTTCTCAGGCTTGTGCTTGTGCCCTTCCCCTATCCAACGTCTCCAGGGCCTGTGCCTTTCCTCAATCCGATCCTTTCCCGGACTTTGCCAGGTTAGTGCCCTTCACCTTGTATGGTCACCATTTTTGCTCTTACTGTACTTGCCTCATAGTTCTGCTTTGTCATTTGGTTTCTACTGCCCATGCACTTAGTAAAAGGAATTCTCCTCCAccgtcccccccaccaccacctcgtTAATCCAACAGAACAATGCCAGTTACCCCCAAGGGTGGCTGTAATAGCTGTCTTTTCTGCCTATTCAACAAAGCAGCATATTTTGCTCCATTTTGCAAAATGATGCTGATCACTTCTCAAAGTGACTGTTCCATtcattctctcctcttttgttaaCTATCTAACTGCCTGATCTAACAGTTTTACACCACTGCCAGCCTAGAGAGATCTAAGCTTGTATTTGCCCATTTCCCAAGAACTATTTTGGCCCTAAGTGTAGGAAAGGAAAGTATTTTCTTCTCTATTCCTCTAGGTTCTTGGCTGAGAatcctctgtaataaaaaaaaattaataagagaaaacaattttaattacatatatacatatggaaGCCTCACAATAATACAGGACTTAAAATGTGGCAGAGGATTGAGCCTTATATACCATCCTGAGCTAAGGAAATGAATAGGGGTCTGGAACTTCAAAGGGGTGGGAGGTAATTCAGAGGAAGATGAAAAGAGtaaatgtttggtaaacaaaGTTTGCCCTGCCATGTTGATAATGAAACTGAAACATGACCTGCATGTCTGGCTGCCTGTCACCATAAAAACCAACGCAAGAAATAAGTGCTAATGAGGAaaaaagaggtttattcaagagTCAGTAGCAGGAGAACAGGGGGTCTCCTGTCCTCAAACACCCATCTTACTTTTTTGGTGCACGcaggggaagaaaaaagaggggtaattaacaaaacagaaaaaaggaattgAAAGGAGGGGGTTGAGAGTTTTTTGCTAAGGGGAGCAACATGCAAGCCAGCTCAGCGTGTTCAGATAGCTGATTGAAAGTCAGCAAATCTCCCAGATCAGCTTGATTCTTTGgaactgaagctagcaagtaacctgttctttttttcttttttcttttttttaagcaagagacaaacagacaggaaaggagacatgagaagcatcaactcatagttgcggcactttagttgttcattgattgctgtctcatatgatatgtcccttgaccagagggctccagccaactcactgaccccttgctcaacttttgggttatgtctatgatcccagactcaagccaatgaccctgtactcaagttgtgagcccatgctcatgcttTTAAACCTGGTCctagcatcccaggccgatgctctacccattgcaccactgcctggtggatagagcgtcggactgggatgctagGACCAGGTTTAAaagcatgagcatgggctcacaatTTGAgtatgccaaggacccaggtttgagaccctgaggtcgccagcttgagtgcgggctcatctgatttgagcaaaagcttaccagcttggacccaaggtcgctggctcgagcaaggggttactcggtctgctgaaggctcgcagtcaaggcacatatgagaaagcaatcaatgaacaactaaggtgtcacaatgtgcaacgaaaaactaacgattgatgcttctcatctctctgttcctgtctgtctgtccctgtctatccctctctctgactctctgtctctgtaaaaaaaaaaaaaaaaaaaaaaagaacatctgcCTTAAGCCCTCTTATTTACCACACTTAATTCCAATAGGCTAAGAAAAATAGTAAGATCTCCTTCCTGAAGCAGGTTTCTCTTTATGAATCTCTTGGGCAGGAAGGGTGGGAGAATCAAAGCCTCCTTCTGagtcttttgctttttaataaggtgaccaacttttttatgatgaaaaggaggacaaaagtaaattgaagaaaacaatataataaataaaagaaacattttattcattgcaacaataatacactataatatgataaatgcataataaaaacattgtaatattttatattataattatgcttacatgcctattaatttttaataataactgtaagaaatgaatgaatatttttgtcaatatatcatcttgtaacaatatattggaaatatctgaacaagaaatatctttaatattgaattttacggcatgtgctgcagctagagtatcaacattcaatctcgatttctcacgTGTCCAAAAGTCAtttgcaattgaaaaaactctttcaactgctgcattagttccagggcagcacaatgtaaattggacaagaataaataaattttcacatggaatatgttcatttttgaaaaggCCGAATACTTCCactcatcttttatcaatttcgatgtgttcatttttccattgtattaattattcagaattaaaatatacattcagtcttctaatttctttttttattttatttatttatttatttatttatttttaacagaggcagagatagacaggaacggagagagatgagaagcatcaatcatcagtttctcgttgcgcgttgcgacttcttagttgttcattgattgctttctcacatgtgccttgactgtgggccttcagcagaccgagcaaccccccgctggagccagcgaccttgggtccaagctggtgagctctttg
Proteins encoded in this region:
- the RNASE6 gene encoding ribonuclease K6 is translated as MVLDLLERFPLFLLVLGLWGPVCPLYAVPPGLTKAQWFNIQHIQISPLQCDIAMRKVNSYIKRCKDQNTFLHDSFQNVATTCTTPAIRCKYGQNNCHQSPKPIKMTHCNSTGGTYPGCTYKDAAHNKLFIIACDPPQRDDPPYPLVPVHFDKIV